In the Numida meleagris isolate 19003 breed g44 Domestic line chromosome 5, NumMel1.0, whole genome shotgun sequence genome, one interval contains:
- the MAPK8 gene encoding mitogen-activated protein kinase 8 isoform X1: protein MSRSKRDNNFYSVEIGDSTFTVLKRYQNLKPIGSGAQGIVCAAYDAILERNVAIKKLSRPFQNQTHAKRAYRELVLMKCVNHKNIIGLLNVFTPQKSLEEFQDVYIVMELMDANLCQVIQMELDHERMSYLLYQMLCGIKHLHSAGIIHRDLKPSNIVVKSDCTLKILDFGLARTAGTSFMMTPYVVTRYYRAPEVILGMGYKENVDIWSVGCIMGEMIKGGVLFPGTDHIDQWNKVIEQLGTPCPEFMKKLQPTVRTYVENRPKYAGYSFEKLFPDVLFPADSEHNKLKASQARDLLSKMLVIDASKRISVDEALQHPYINVWYDPSEAEAPPPKIPDKQLDEREHTIEEWKELIYKEVMDLEERTKNGVIRGQPAPLGAAMINGSQHPSSSSSVNDVSSMSTDPTLASDTDSSLETSAGPLGCCR from the exons tgcaGCTTATGATGCCATCCTTGAGCGAAACGTTGCAATCAAGAAACTAAGCCGGCCATTTCAGAATCAAACCCATGCTAAAAGAGCCTACAGAGAGCTTGTTCTTATGAAGTGCGTTAATCACAAAAAT ATAATCGGCTTACTGAATGTGTTCACACCACAAAAATCCCTGGAAGAATTTCAAGATGT CTACATAGTAATGGAGCTCATGGATGCAAATCTCTGCCAAGTGATTCAGATGGAGCTAGACCATGAACGAATGTCCTATCTCCTTTATCAGATGCTGTGTGGCATCAAACATCTTCACTCAGCTGGAATTATACATAGG gactTAAAGCCCAGTAATATAGTAGTAAAGTCAGACTGCACTTTGAAGATTCTTGACTTTGGACTGGCCAGAACTGCAGGAACTAGTTTTATGATGACGCCTTATGTAGTGACTCGTTACTACAGAGCACCAGAGGTCATCCTAGGGATGGGATACAAAGAAAACG ttgacatTTGGTCAGTTGGGTGCATCATGGGAGAAATGATCAAAGGTGGTGTTTTATTTCCTGGTACAGATC ATATTGATCAATGGAATAAAGTTATAGAACAGCTAGGAACACCGTGCCCtgaatttatgaagaaattacAGCCTACAGTTCGAACTTACGTGGAGAACAGACCCAAGTATGCTGGATATAGCTTTGAGAAACTCTTTCCAGATGTCCTTTTCCCAGCTGATTCTGAACACAACAAACTTAAAG CAAGTCAAGCAAGGGATTTGTTATCAAAAATGCTGGTTATAGACGCCTCTAAAAGAATTTCTGTGGATGAAGCCCTGCAGCACCCGTACATCAATGTTTGGTATGATCCGTCAGAAGCCGAAGCT cctcCACCAAAGATACCAGATAAGCAGTTAGATGAGAGGGAGCACACGATAGAAGAATGGAAAG AATTGATATACAAGGAAGTCATGGACCTGGAGGAAAGAACCAAGAATGGGGTTATACGCGGGCAGCCAGCCCCTTTAG GTGCAGCAATGATCAATGGCTCTCAGCATCCATCTTCGTCGTCATCTGTCAATGATGTGTCTTCAATGTCAACAGATCCAACATTGGCCTCTGATACAGACAGCAGTCTAGAAACCTCAGCTGGACCTCTGGGTTGCTGTAGATGA
- the MAPK8 gene encoding mitogen-activated protein kinase 8 isoform X2: protein MSRSKRDNNFYSVEIGDSTFTVLKRYQNLKPIGSGAQGIVCAAYDAILERNVAIKKLSRPFQNQTHAKRAYRELVLMKCVNHKNIIGLLNVFTPQKSLEEFQDVYIVMELMDANLCQVIQMELDHERMSYLLYQMLCGIKHLHSAGIIHRDLKPSNIVVKSDCTLKILDFGLARTAGTSFMMTPYVVTRYYRAPEVILGMGYKENVDLWSVGCIMGEMVCHKILFPGRDYIDQWNKVIEQLGTPCPEFMKKLQPTVRTYVENRPKYAGYSFEKLFPDVLFPADSEHNKLKASQARDLLSKMLVIDASKRISVDEALQHPYINVWYDPSEAEAPPPKIPDKQLDEREHTIEEWKELIYKEVMDLEERTKNGVIRGQPAPLGAAMINGSQHPSSSSSVNDVSSMSTDPTLASDTDSSLETSAGPLGCCR, encoded by the exons tgcaGCTTATGATGCCATCCTTGAGCGAAACGTTGCAATCAAGAAACTAAGCCGGCCATTTCAGAATCAAACCCATGCTAAAAGAGCCTACAGAGAGCTTGTTCTTATGAAGTGCGTTAATCACAAAAAT ATAATCGGCTTACTGAATGTGTTCACACCACAAAAATCCCTGGAAGAATTTCAAGATGT CTACATAGTAATGGAGCTCATGGATGCAAATCTCTGCCAAGTGATTCAGATGGAGCTAGACCATGAACGAATGTCCTATCTCCTTTATCAGATGCTGTGTGGCATCAAACATCTTCACTCAGCTGGAATTATACATAGG gactTAAAGCCCAGTAATATAGTAGTAAAGTCAGACTGCACTTTGAAGATTCTTGACTTTGGACTGGCCAGAACTGCAGGAACTAGTTTTATGATGACGCCTTATGTAGTGACTCGTTACTACAGAGCACCAGAGGTCATCCTAGGGATGGGATACAAAGAAAACG TGGATTTATGGTCTGTGGGGTGCATTATGGGCGAAATGGTTTGCCACAAAATCCTCTTTCCAGGAAGGGACT ATATTGATCAATGGAATAAAGTTATAGAACAGCTAGGAACACCGTGCCCtgaatttatgaagaaattacAGCCTACAGTTCGAACTTACGTGGAGAACAGACCCAAGTATGCTGGATATAGCTTTGAGAAACTCTTTCCAGATGTCCTTTTCCCAGCTGATTCTGAACACAACAAACTTAAAG CAAGTCAAGCAAGGGATTTGTTATCAAAAATGCTGGTTATAGACGCCTCTAAAAGAATTTCTGTGGATGAAGCCCTGCAGCACCCGTACATCAATGTTTGGTATGATCCGTCAGAAGCCGAAGCT cctcCACCAAAGATACCAGATAAGCAGTTAGATGAGAGGGAGCACACGATAGAAGAATGGAAAG AATTGATATACAAGGAAGTCATGGACCTGGAGGAAAGAACCAAGAATGGGGTTATACGCGGGCAGCCAGCCCCTTTAG GTGCAGCAATGATCAATGGCTCTCAGCATCCATCTTCGTCGTCATCTGTCAATGATGTGTCTTCAATGTCAACAGATCCAACATTGGCCTCTGATACAGACAGCAGTCTAGAAACCTCAGCTGGACCTCTGGGTTGCTGTAGATGA